The following are encoded together in the Tribolium castaneum strain GA2 chromosome 3, icTriCast1.1, whole genome shotgun sequence genome:
- the LOC659929 gene encoding lachesin isoform X2, protein MYRHRRSYELRRKGKESVVDSNSVKSVSNGNKSGVFATENCTVVVAQIGGTATLPCVVRKFNNGVVSWIRKRDYHLLTVGPTTYNTDDRFLVEHVRHLQNWGLLIKHVQLSDAGFYECQMSTHPPTSILIELKVTKALAEIQGAPDLYMRAGSLLRLVCTLRHSTEPPAYVFWYHEQKMINYDPGVTVKEGRSSSVLLLQDADKSHNGNYTCSPSNAVPASINVHVLNATAEEKPAAMQHANTSSSSSYSFARCSILLIALIPVIPNT, encoded by the exons ATGTATCGGCACAGAAGGAGTTACGAGCTTCGTCGGAAAGGAAAAGAAAGTGTTGTAGATAGCAATTCGGTGAAAAGTGTGTCAAATGGCAATAAGTCTGGAGTTTTTGCAACGGAAAATTGCACTGTGGTCGTCGCACAAATTGGAGGGACGGCGACGTTGCCTTGCGTCGTTAGAAAATTCAATAATGGTGTC GTCTCGTGGATTCGCAAACGGGATTATCACCTCCTGACAGTCGGTCCAACGACATACAATACCGACGACCGCTTCTTGGTGGAACATGTTCGACATCTGCAAAACTGGGGTCTGCTTATCAAGCACGTGCAGCTCTCGGATGCCGGCTTCTACGAGTGCCAAATGTCGACTCATCCACCCACAAGTATTCTCATCGAACTCAAGGTCACTA AGGCCTTAGCGGAAATCCAGGGTGCCCCCGACTTGTACATGCGAGCGGGGTCGTTGCTTCGCTTAGTTTGTACCTTGCGGCACTCGACGGAGCCGCCCGCCTACGTTTTCTGGTATCACGAGCAGAAAATGATTAACTACGACCCGGGGGTGACCGTCAAGGAGGGCCGCTCCTCCAGCGTGCTCCTGCTCCAGGACGCCGATAAGAGCCACAACGGCAACTACACTTGCAGCCCCTCCAACGCGGTGCCCGCATCCATTAACGTCCACGTCCTTAACGCCACTGCAG AGGAGAAACCAGCTGCCATGCAGCACGCCAACACCAGCTCATCCTCGTCGTATTCCTTCGCCAGGTGCAGCATTCTTCTCATTGCCCTCATTCCCGTGATACCAAACACGTGA
- the LOC659929 gene encoding lachesin isoform X1 produces MAIHSQNFVKYIVVLLYLVQFINGSSHFLRNVDNAMYRHRRSYELRRKGKESVVDSNSVKSVSNGNKSGVFATENCTVVVAQIGGTATLPCVVRKFNNGVVSWIRKRDYHLLTVGPTTYNTDDRFLVEHVRHLQNWGLLIKHVQLSDAGFYECQMSTHPPTSILIELKVTKALAEIQGAPDLYMRAGSLLRLVCTLRHSTEPPAYVFWYHEQKMINYDPGVTVKEGRSSSVLLLQDADKSHNGNYTCSPSNAVPASINVHVLNATAEEKPAAMQHANTSSSSSYSFARCSILLIALIPVIPNT; encoded by the exons ATGGCTATACATTctcaaaatttcgtaaaatacaTCGTGGTTTTGTTGTATTTAGTCCAGTTCATCAACGGATCGTCGCATTTTTTGC GAAACGTCGACAATGCCATGTATCGGCACAGAAGGAGTTACGAGCTTCGTCGGAAAGGAAAAGAAAGTGTTGTAGATAGCAATTCGGTGAAAAGTGTGTCAAATGGCAATAAGTCTGGAGTTTTTGCAACGGAAAATTGCACTGTGGTCGTCGCACAAATTGGAGGGACGGCGACGTTGCCTTGCGTCGTTAGAAAATTCAATAATGGTGTC GTCTCGTGGATTCGCAAACGGGATTATCACCTCCTGACAGTCGGTCCAACGACATACAATACCGACGACCGCTTCTTGGTGGAACATGTTCGACATCTGCAAAACTGGGGTCTGCTTATCAAGCACGTGCAGCTCTCGGATGCCGGCTTCTACGAGTGCCAAATGTCGACTCATCCACCCACAAGTATTCTCATCGAACTCAAGGTCACTA AGGCCTTAGCGGAAATCCAGGGTGCCCCCGACTTGTACATGCGAGCGGGGTCGTTGCTTCGCTTAGTTTGTACCTTGCGGCACTCGACGGAGCCGCCCGCCTACGTTTTCTGGTATCACGAGCAGAAAATGATTAACTACGACCCGGGGGTGACCGTCAAGGAGGGCCGCTCCTCCAGCGTGCTCCTGCTCCAGGACGCCGATAAGAGCCACAACGGCAACTACACTTGCAGCCCCTCCAACGCGGTGCCCGCATCCATTAACGTCCACGTCCTTAACGCCACTGCAG AGGAGAAACCAGCTGCCATGCAGCACGCCAACACCAGCTCATCCTCGTCGTATTCCTTCGCCAGGTGCAGCATTCTTCTCATTGCCCTCATTCCCGTGATACCAAACACGTGA